The following coding sequences are from one Hymenobacter sp. DG25A window:
- a CDS encoding NUDIX domain-containing protein, translating to MTHSPTDPSDSLLQAYTGQVRVRVGGLLVQKGAILLAAHRGLLPDNVPFWSPPGGGWEFGETIRECLRREFQEETGMRVEVGRFLHLHEFMDQDLQALELFFEVKPLDPTATPRLGSDPEHAAEGQVLTRLAFFTPRQLVSMPVLQVHPILRLILSPDDVYIPLQLFK from the coding sequence ATGACACACTCTCCTACTGATCCTTCTGACTCCTTACTGCAAGCCTATACCGGCCAGGTGCGCGTGCGCGTAGGCGGGCTGCTGGTACAGAAAGGCGCCATTCTGCTGGCCGCGCATCGGGGACTGCTGCCCGACAACGTGCCATTCTGGTCGCCGCCCGGCGGAGGCTGGGAGTTTGGCGAAACCATTAGAGAGTGTCTGCGTCGCGAATTTCAGGAGGAAACCGGCATGCGCGTAGAGGTAGGCCGCTTCCTGCATCTGCACGAGTTTATGGACCAGGACCTGCAGGCGCTGGAGCTATTTTTTGAGGTGAAGCCGCTGGACCCCACGGCCACCCCGCGCCTGGGCTCCGACCCGGAGCACGCAGCCGAAGGGCAGGTGCTCACCAGGCTGGCTTTCTTCACCCCCCGGCAGCTGGTTTCTATGCCTGTATTGCAGGTTCACCCGATCCTGCGCCTCATCCTCAGCCCCGATGACGTGTACATCCCCCTGCAGCTGTTTAAATAG
- a CDS encoding DUF4126 domain-containing protein, whose protein sequence is MQPTDFLILGALGLALAACSGFRVFVPLLAANVAYLSGYLSPSPGFAWLGTWVAFAVLATATLAEMLAYYVPVVDNLLDTLTTPASFIAGTLLMTSALPEMSPMVRWGLGILVGGGAAGLVQTGTALLRAGSTATTGGLGNPVLATIENILAVVGSLLGLLLPLIMAGLTLVLVLYLAGRIRRRVRRPSPPQAASSPPGR, encoded by the coding sequence ATGCAACCCACCGACTTCCTTATACTTGGTGCCCTGGGGCTGGCCCTGGCGGCCTGCAGCGGGTTTCGGGTGTTTGTGCCGCTGCTGGCGGCCAATGTGGCCTACCTTTCCGGCTACCTCTCCCCTTCTCCGGGGTTTGCCTGGCTGGGCACCTGGGTGGCCTTTGCTGTGCTGGCCACGGCCACGCTGGCCGAGATGCTGGCCTATTACGTGCCCGTGGTCGATAACCTACTGGACACGCTTACCACCCCGGCTTCCTTTATTGCCGGCACGCTCCTGATGACCTCCGCTCTACCCGAAATGAGCCCTATGGTGCGCTGGGGGCTGGGCATATTAGTGGGTGGCGGCGCGGCGGGTCTGGTGCAAACCGGCACCGCGCTTTTGCGGGCCGGCTCTACTGCAACCACGGGCGGGCTCGGTAACCCAGTGCTGGCAACCATTGAAAATATACTGGCGGTGGTGGGCTCCCTGCTGGGGCTTTTACTGCCGCTGATAATGGCCGGGCTGACGTTGGTACTGGTGCTGTATCTTGCGGGCCGTATCCGGCGGCGGGTGCGCCGGCCCTCACCTCCGCAGGCGGCGTCTTCGCCACCGGGCCGCTGA
- a CDS encoding PaaI family thioesterase, whose amino-acid sequence MSDELTSPVAAAHESLETRIRRKLERQHFMHLIGANLTHIEPGRVEAELTLALQHQQQKGFVHGGLTATMADLAAGFAGVTLIPDNHGMVTVELKTTYLHPGVGKKLRAIGWVLKAGRRLHFCEAEVWCDDLLIAKATATMAVIEPVLLDNNG is encoded by the coding sequence ATGTCTGATGAACTTACTTCCCCCGTTGCGGCCGCACATGAGTCGCTCGAAACCCGTATCCGCCGTAAGCTGGAGCGCCAGCACTTTATGCACCTCATTGGGGCCAACCTCACCCACATAGAGCCGGGCCGCGTGGAAGCGGAGCTCACGCTGGCCTTGCAACACCAGCAGCAAAAGGGCTTCGTGCACGGCGGCCTCACCGCCACCATGGCCGATCTGGCAGCTGGTTTTGCCGGCGTTACGCTTATTCCGGACAACCACGGCATGGTAACGGTAGAGCTGAAAACCACTTACCTGCACCCCGGCGTGGGCAAGAAGCTGCGCGCCATAGGCTGGGTATTGAAAGCCGGCCGCCGCCTGCATTTCTGCGAGGCCGAGGTATGGTGTGATGACCTGCTGATTGCCAAGGCCACGGCTACTATGGCGGTTATTGAGCCAGTATTGCTGGATAATAATGGCTAG
- a CDS encoding ATP-dependent RecD-like DNA helicase gives MLSVRTPSVRDFFPFEPTQDQATLFFQLDEFLRDELPGRKVFVLRGYAGTGKTTVVSALVQWLYSRQRKYTLMAPTGRAAKVMSTYSGVAASTIHKKIYRQTSGTPSERLSFQRQPNRTTDMLYIVDEASMISDEKAFGENGLLDDLMGYVFEKPTNRLLLIGDTAQLPPVGQLLSPALDPELLAHRFRATVNSVELRQVMRQAEASGILMNATTLREELREEQPNIQFHTKGYPDIFKMNGDKLEDGLRWAYKNYGHENTTIICRSNKNANQYNQFIRRILFDAEDEIESGDYLMVVRNNYFWLPKDSEIGFLANGDFVQVVKIIRRTEEFGFRFADARVRLVDYPDEPDIEVKLLLDTLHTESPALPADRSNALYQAINADYAHLEKKKDRAAGLRKDPFLNALQVKFAYALTCHKAQGGQWQAVFVDHGYLKEDMVNSEFARWLYTAVTRASEQLFLLNFNPKMLAE, from the coding sequence ATGCTCTCCGTAAGAACCCCCTCCGTCCGCGACTTTTTCCCCTTCGAGCCCACGCAGGACCAGGCCACGCTGTTTTTTCAGCTGGATGAGTTTCTGCGCGATGAGCTGCCGGGCCGCAAAGTGTTTGTGCTGCGGGGCTATGCCGGTACCGGCAAAACCACCGTGGTAAGCGCCCTGGTGCAGTGGCTCTACAGCCGCCAGCGCAAGTATACCCTTATGGCGCCCACCGGCCGCGCGGCCAAGGTAATGAGCACCTACTCCGGGGTAGCGGCCAGCACCATTCACAAGAAAATATACCGCCAAACCAGCGGCACGCCTTCCGAGCGGCTTTCCTTCCAGCGTCAGCCCAACCGCACCACCGATATGCTCTACATCGTGGACGAAGCCTCCATGATATCGGATGAAAAAGCCTTCGGTGAAAACGGCCTGCTGGATGATTTGATGGGCTACGTGTTCGAAAAGCCTACCAACCGTTTGCTACTTATTGGCGATACTGCCCAGCTGCCGCCCGTGGGCCAACTGCTGTCCCCGGCCCTCGACCCTGAGCTGCTGGCGCACCGTTTCCGGGCCACCGTAAACTCCGTGGAGCTGCGCCAGGTAATGCGCCAGGCCGAGGCTTCCGGCATTCTGATGAATGCCACCACCCTGCGGGAGGAGCTGCGCGAGGAACAGCCCAACATTCAGTTTCACACCAAAGGCTACCCCGATATCTTTAAGATGAACGGCGACAAGCTGGAGGATGGCCTGCGCTGGGCGTACAAGAACTACGGGCACGAAAACACCACCATCATCTGCCGTTCCAACAAGAACGCCAACCAGTACAACCAGTTTATCCGCCGCATCCTCTTCGATGCCGAAGATGAAATAGAGTCCGGCGACTACCTGATGGTGGTGCGCAACAACTACTTCTGGCTGCCCAAGGACTCCGAAATTGGCTTTCTGGCCAACGGTGACTTTGTGCAGGTGGTCAAAATCATCCGGCGCACCGAGGAATTCGGCTTCCGCTTTGCCGATGCCCGCGTGCGCCTGGTAGACTACCCCGACGAGCCCGATATTGAAGTAAAGCTGCTGCTGGATACCCTGCACACAGAAAGCCCCGCCCTGCCCGCCGACCGTAGCAACGCCCTCTACCAGGCCATCAACGCCGACTACGCCCACCTGGAAAAGAAAAAAGACCGGGCCGCCGGCCTGCGTAAAGACCCCTTCCTGAATGCCTTACAGGTGAAGTTTGCCTATGCGCTTACCTGCCACAAGGCGCAGGGCGGCCAGTGGCAGGCCGTTTTCGTAGACCACGGATATCTGAAGGAAGATATGGTGAATTCCGAGTTTGCCCGCTGGCTGTACACGGCCGTTACCCGGGCTTCGGAGCAGCTGTTTCTCCTGAATTTCAACCCCAAAATGCTGGCCGAGTAA
- a CDS encoding DUF1573 domain-containing protein, translating to MKKVLVLALSLTLGGFAAHAQTATTAPAQEKVAGPLIQFEEMKYDFGVIKQGDIVDHTFKFKNTGTAPLVISNIGVSCGCTTPDWTREPIMPGKTGTITAKFNSMGKMGMQNKVLTIESNSTAGNTMVALVGEVKDAASMTQASAAPAKTDVSPSADVDSKQKTKLGEAKIKAKHKKKS from the coding sequence ATGAAAAAAGTACTTGTTCTGGCTCTGTCGCTCACGCTGGGCGGTTTTGCGGCCCACGCTCAAACGGCTACCACGGCGCCTGCTCAGGAAAAAGTGGCCGGCCCGCTGATTCAGTTTGAGGAAATGAAATACGATTTCGGCGTTATCAAGCAGGGTGACATCGTAGACCACACCTTCAAGTTCAAAAACACGGGCACCGCGCCGCTCGTTATTTCCAACATTGGCGTAAGCTGCGGCTGCACCACTCCCGACTGGACGCGTGAGCCCATTATGCCCGGCAAAACCGGTACCATCACAGCCAAATTCAACAGCATGGGCAAGATGGGCATGCAGAACAAAGTCCTGACCATTGAGTCTAACTCCACGGCCGGCAACACCATGGTGGCTTTGGTAGGTGAGGTGAAAGACGCTGCCAGCATGACACAGGCCTCGGCCGCCCCGGCCAAGACCGACGTGTCGCCGTCCGCTGACGTGGATTCCAAGCAGAAAACCAAGCTCGGCGAAGCTAAAATCAAAGCCAAGCACAAGAAGAAATCCTAA
- a CDS encoding type IA DNA topoisomerase — MKVCIAEKPSVAREIAHVLGANRKMDGYFEGNGYQVTWTFGHFCQLREPEDYRPEWKRWSIHDLPMLPESFGIKLMRRDDGVVRQFNVIKNLLASAEEVINCGDAGQEGEVIQRWVLMEAKYRKPFKRLWISSLTEEAIRQGFANLREGSEFDKLYQAGKSRAVGDWLLGLNATRLFTLKYAPGQRQVLSIGRVQTPTLALLVDRYHEIRNFKPEPYWVLRTEYRGTLFSHVAPTKKGKAEDDEPDEKARLKARGYFVSQEEADVAMAAVKDVPLTVTGVEIKKALETPPSLFDLTSLQVQCNNQLGLSAEDTLKTVQSLYEKKVVSYPRVDTTFLPDDQYPKIPGILKGLGAYHSLTQPLLAGKIKKSTKVFNNNKVTDHHAIIPTGAGAGGLSTWESSVYDIIVRRFLAAFYPDCEVSNTTVLAEAASYPFRVRGRQILNPGWRIVYGNPEEQQAPATPKAATEGDDDVVNTVLPSFEKGESGPHKPRLDQKVTQPPREYTEAMLLRGMETAGRNVDDEELRQAMKENGIGRPSTRAAIIETLFKRGYIVREKKRIVPTATGVELIGLIRNPTLKSAELTGQWERKLRQIEGGQLDSDLFLNELKGLVREMVLEVKQDGSGRGISIHKAELADLTGQKAGAAAKANPAKAAATPAIPGALGTCPACGSGHVLRGKSAFGCSRFRENCLFRLPTEFEGKKITDKQVGDLLKKGRTQVMKGFLDEAGNKFDAAIRLTPQRTLELARAAESKPTTATDPGQIPCPVCRLGQMLKGKAAWGCSRFREDCQFRVPFEWGGKTLSEVQMNQLLRKGKTGVIRGFVSSKTGNRYEAALQIGAEGRIEPVFEKN; from the coding sequence GTGAAAGTCTGCATTGCCGAAAAACCCAGCGTAGCCCGCGAAATTGCCCATGTATTAGGCGCCAACCGCAAAATGGATGGCTATTTTGAGGGCAACGGCTACCAGGTTACCTGGACGTTCGGGCACTTCTGCCAGCTGCGCGAGCCCGAGGACTACCGCCCCGAGTGGAAGCGTTGGAGCATCCACGATTTGCCCATGCTGCCCGAGTCGTTCGGCATCAAACTCATGCGCCGCGATGATGGCGTGGTGCGCCAGTTCAACGTCATCAAAAACCTCCTGGCCTCCGCCGAGGAAGTTATAAACTGCGGCGACGCCGGCCAGGAAGGGGAGGTAATTCAGCGCTGGGTGCTAATGGAGGCCAAATACCGCAAGCCCTTCAAGCGCCTCTGGATTTCGTCCCTCACGGAAGAAGCTATCCGTCAGGGTTTTGCCAACCTGCGCGAAGGCAGCGAGTTTGATAAGCTCTACCAGGCCGGCAAAAGCCGCGCCGTCGGCGACTGGCTTCTGGGCCTGAATGCCACGCGCCTGTTCACGCTGAAGTACGCGCCCGGCCAGCGCCAGGTACTCAGCATTGGGCGGGTGCAAACCCCCACGCTGGCCCTGCTGGTAGACCGCTACCACGAAATCCGCAACTTCAAGCCCGAGCCGTATTGGGTGCTGCGCACCGAGTACCGGGGCACGCTGTTCAGCCACGTTGCGCCCACTAAAAAAGGCAAGGCCGAGGACGATGAGCCCGATGAAAAGGCGCGCCTGAAGGCCCGCGGCTACTTCGTAAGTCAGGAAGAGGCTGATGTGGCTATGGCCGCCGTGAAGGATGTGCCGCTTACCGTAACGGGCGTTGAAATCAAGAAAGCGCTGGAAACGCCGCCTTCCCTCTTCGACCTTACCTCCCTGCAGGTGCAGTGCAACAACCAGCTGGGACTTTCGGCCGAGGACACGCTAAAAACCGTGCAGAGCCTCTACGAGAAGAAAGTGGTCAGCTATCCGCGCGTAGACACCACCTTCCTGCCCGATGACCAGTATCCCAAAATCCCGGGTATTCTGAAGGGACTGGGCGCGTACCACAGCCTCACGCAGCCCTTGCTGGCAGGCAAAATCAAGAAGAGCACCAAGGTCTTCAACAACAACAAAGTAACCGACCACCACGCCATTATTCCTACCGGAGCCGGGGCGGGCGGATTGTCTACCTGGGAATCCAGCGTGTACGATATTATCGTGCGGCGCTTCCTGGCGGCTTTTTACCCCGATTGCGAAGTGTCCAACACCACGGTGCTGGCGGAAGCGGCCAGTTATCCGTTCCGGGTGCGCGGCCGCCAGATTCTGAACCCGGGCTGGCGCATTGTGTACGGCAACCCCGAAGAGCAGCAGGCGCCCGCCACGCCCAAAGCCGCCACCGAGGGCGACGATGACGTGGTAAACACGGTGCTGCCCTCCTTTGAGAAAGGCGAAAGCGGCCCGCACAAACCCCGCCTCGACCAGAAAGTAACCCAGCCCCCGCGCGAGTACACCGAGGCTATGCTGCTGCGCGGCATGGAAACCGCCGGCCGCAACGTAGACGACGAAGAGCTGCGCCAGGCCATGAAGGAAAACGGCATCGGGCGGCCCAGTACGCGTGCGGCCATCATCGAAACGCTCTTTAAGCGCGGCTATATTGTGCGGGAGAAAAAGCGCATTGTGCCCACCGCTACCGGCGTAGAGCTCATCGGTCTTATCCGCAACCCCACCCTGAAATCGGCGGAGCTGACGGGGCAGTGGGAGCGGAAGCTGCGCCAGATTGAAGGCGGCCAGCTGGACTCCGACCTGTTCCTGAACGAGCTGAAAGGCCTGGTGCGGGAAATGGTGCTGGAAGTAAAGCAGGACGGCTCCGGCCGCGGCATCAGTATTCACAAAGCCGAGCTGGCGGACCTGACCGGCCAGAAAGCCGGGGCGGCTGCTAAAGCTAACCCGGCCAAAGCGGCGGCCACCCCGGCTATTCCCGGCGCGCTGGGCACGTGCCCGGCCTGCGGCAGCGGCCACGTGCTGCGCGGCAAGTCGGCGTTTGGCTGCTCCCGCTTCCGCGAAAACTGCCTGTTCCGCCTGCCCACGGAGTTCGAAGGCAAGAAGATAACCGATAAGCAGGTAGGCGACCTGCTCAAAAAAGGCCGCACGCAGGTGATGAAAGGCTTCCTGGATGAGGCCGGCAACAAGTTCGACGCTGCCATCCGCCTCACGCCCCAGCGCACCTTGGAGCTGGCCCGTGCCGCCGAGAGCAAGCCCACTACCGCCACCGACCCCGGCCAGATTCCGTGCCCGGTGTGCCGCCTGGGCCAGATGCTGAAAGGGAAAGCCGCCTGGGGCTGCTCGCGCTTCCGGGAGGATTGTCAGTTCCGGGTGCCGTTTGAGTGGGGCGGCAAAACCCTGAGCGAAGTACAGATGAACCAGCTGCTGCGCAAGGGCAAAACCGGCGTTATCCGGGGTTTCGTGTCCTCCAAAACCGGCAACCGCTATGAGGCGGCTTTACAAATAGGTGCCGAAGGCCGTATTGAGCCGGTATTCGAGAAAAACTAA